The bacterium genome includes the window ATGATCCTATGAATCCTAAATGGCCAGATCGAGACCGTTTTATTTTATCTAAAGGACATTGTGTTCCCGCTCAATATGCAGCTTTAGCTCTCTCTGGATATTTTGACCAGGAATTACTTATGACTCTTAGAAAGTTTAATAGCTCTCTTCAGGGGCATCCTGATATGACTAAAACAGTGGGATTGGAAATTTCTTCTGGTTCTTTAGGACAAGGTCTTTCCGTTGGTGGCGGCATAGCCTTAGCTGGCAAGTACGATCGAAAAGATTATCGAGTTTATGTAATTTTAGGTGATGGAGAAGTTCAAGAAGGTCAAGTTTGGGAAGCAGCTATGAGCGCTGCCCACTATAAATTAGACAATCTATGTGCTTTTTTAGATTATAATAAATTACAAATAGATGGGAAGG containing:
- a CDS encoding transketolase, whose translation is MKRTVKELKEIAREIRILIIKMLTKAGSGHTGGSLSVVDLVTALYFKVMKHDPMNPKWPDRDRFILSKGHCVPAQYAALALSGYFDQELLMTLRKFNSSLQGHPDMTKTVGLEISSGSLGQGLSVGGGIALAGKYDRKDYRVYVILGDGEVQEGQVWEAAMSAAHYKLDNLCAFLDYNKLQIDGKVEEVMNINPISDKWRAFGWHSIEIDGNKMEEVLKACQEAKEIKNKPTMIIAHTVKGKGVSFMEGMVNYHGVAPTSEECERALKEL